A region from the Alosa alosa isolate M-15738 ecotype Scorff River chromosome 7, AALO_Geno_1.1, whole genome shotgun sequence genome encodes:
- the LOC125297060 gene encoding uncharacterized protein LOC125297060, whose product MYCPFCSNELQHLAVYCGFCGTKVEFLKSLQCQDAEAPEELIFKYFAEGHSYKVIMDLLATKHNISLSLRTLKRKLKNAGLSKRRNYTPVATIRAAIAEELKGSGQLLGYRSMCQTLRQKYSFVVRRDDVMHLLRELDPPAVHNRTMRRFTRRTYHSMGPNEVWHIDGYDKLKPFGLAISGCIDGFSRKIMWLKCGKSNSDPSVIALNYMECVAQHGLVPKRLRTDCGTENGLMAALHCTLRSEHTDEFAGATSHMYGASTSNQRIESWWSNFRKQRGQFWMNLFSDMRERHLFNGSPEHKSLLRYCFLDVVRKDLDEYKTLWNCHTIRPVRQSQCPSGRPEAMYNVPHRFNGENCGLTVSAQTLSQLYDLIPAPLTLGTDEGNANFHILQRQGGL is encoded by the exons ATGTACTGTCCGTTTTGTTCAAATGAGCTTCAGCACCTTGCTGTGTATTGTGGCTTCTGCGGTACTAAAGTTGAGTTTTTAAAGAGTCTTCAATGTCAAG ATGCGGAAGCTCCAGAAGAACTGATATTCAAGTATTTTGCAGAGGGCCATAGCTATAAAGTAATCATGGACTTACTTGCTACTAAGCACAACATTTCTTTGAGTCTCCGCACTTTAAAAAGGAAATTAAAAAATGCAGGCCTCTCAAAAAGGAGAAACTACACCCCAGTAGCCACCATACGGGCAGCTATTGCTGAGGAACTGAAGGGATCAGGTCAGCTCTTAGGTTACCGCTCAATGTGTCAGACTCTGAGACAAAAATATTCATTTGTAGTTAGAAGAGATGATGTGATGCACCTATTGAGAGAACTTGATCCACCTGCTGTACACAATCGCACCATGCGCAGATTTACACGAAGAACATACCACTCCATGGGACCCAATGAAGTCTGGCATATTGATGGGTATGATAAATTAAAACCATTTGGATTAGCTATAAGTGGCTGTATTGATGGTTTTTCTAGGAAAATTATGTGGCTTAAATGTGGGAAGTCCAACAGTGATCCTAGTGTAATAGCGCTCAATTACATGGAATGTGTTGCCCAACATGGACTAGTTCCTAAACGCCTTCGAACAGACTGTGGCACAGAAAATGGGCTAATGGCAGCACTTCATTGCACTTTAAGATCAGAGCATACAGATGAATTTGCAGGCGCCACAAGCCACATGTATGGGGCTTCAACATCAAACCAACGCATAGAAAGCTGGTGGTCCAACTTTCGGAAACAGAG GGGCCAGTTTTGGATGAATTTGTTTAGTGACATGAGGGAGAGACATCTCTTTAATGGCAGCCCTGAACACAAAAGTTTGCTGCGATACTGCTTCTTGGATGTTGTGAGAAAAGATTTAGATGAATACAAGACATTGTGGAACTGTCACACTATTCGTCCTGTTCGCCAGTCCCAATGCCCAAGTGGCAGACCTGAGGCTATGTACAATGTACCTCACAG ATTTAATGGAGAGAACTGTGGATTGACTGTATCTGCTCAAACCCTGAGCCAGCTTTACGACTTAATACCAGCACCACTAACCCTAGGCACAGATGAAGGAAATGCCAACTTTCACATTCTCCAGAGGCAAGGTGGTTTGTGA
- the LOC125297066 gene encoding G2/M phase-specific E3 ubiquitin-protein ligase has product MLQTAGCFRHIKSVKEKDSVVTEYLKWYIIDRNHSAIERFKDGLDSLQFLSALQQYPTVLTPVLCHSDTKLSAADIESLFKPELSLKGSNMRAQQNKTISFWADYLLDCEANESAITLEEIFMFATGLPRMPPSGMDPQPCLQFISNSKYPMANTCANTLKLPILDSYNTFKENMNFGIKNSPGFGCV; this is encoded by the exons ATGTTGCAGACTGCAGGCTGCTTCAGACACATTAAGTCTGTGAAGGAAAAGGACTCTGTTGTGACGGAGTACCTTAAGTGGTACATAATTGACAGGAATCACAGTGCAATTGAAAG ATTCAAGGATGGGCTTGACAGTCTGCAGTTTTTATCAGCCCTCCAGCAGTATCCCACTGTCCTGACCCCAGTCCTCTGTCATTCGGATACAAAGTTATCTGCTGCAGATATTGAAAGTCTTTTCAAACCAGAACTTAGTCTGAAAGGAAGTAACATGAGGGCTCAGCAGAACAAGACAATAAGTTTCTGGGCAGACTACCTGCTAGATTGTGAAG CAAATGAGAGTGCCATAACCTTGGAAGAGATCTTCATGTTTGCCACAGGCCTACCACGCATGCCTCCTTCTGGGATGGACCCTCAGCCATGCCTGCAAttcatttcaaattcaaaatacCCCATGGCcaacacatgtgcaaacactttAAAACTGCCCATCTTAGACAGCTACAACACCTTTAAGGAAAATATGAATTTTGGAATTAAGAATTCTCCAGGCTTCGGCTGTGTTTGA